GGCCCCGCCCCCACCGGTCCCGCCCCCGATGTGAGTGCCCGCGAGGCAGCGAGGGCTTGCGCTCTAGCGTGTCCCTTTGATCTGTGTGTGTTGGTCGAGTGGTTCGTGCACTAGGTGGAACTGGGCCTGCCTTTGTACTTTTACATCTGTGCAGTTTTATCTGTCCGTTTTCGTGGCCAGCATCAGAGCCCTTGTGAGTGTGGTTTTGATGTATCCGTATCTGAGTTCAtgtttgtgtgtctgtatgtTGTGTCTGGCACCCAGTGGCCTGTCTTGAGTCAAGCGCTCTTTGGCCCAGCCCTGGGGTGGGACAGCAGTGGGCCAACTTACTGCTATCCTCTCTGACCTGAAGGGAAGGACTAGCTTACTCCACCTGTCCATCCTGCAAAGGCTGCCACAAGATTTTCTTTCTCCCTAGGCACTCTGACAGCCGGGAAGACAGTCCCCACACAGTCTAGCTGGATGTGTGCCTTTCTCAGACTCGTTAGTGGTGTGGAGACCTTGTAGCCTGAGGGTGCCAGAGGGAGGGTCCATTTTGGGCCTCAGGTCTGAAGACCCCTGAAATTGTATGCAGAAGTGAGTCTGCATATGCACATTGTCCTTACAACAGGAGACTGGCCTGTTCTCTTGTTCAGGGCCCCCAAAAGGCTGCAGACCTATAGCACCTGCCCCCACAGCCAGGCCTGACCGCCAGTCTCATTTTGTTCCCTTTTCCTCCAGTTGATTCTGTGCTCCTTTAAAAGGGACCTGTGTCTGCATGTGCTGTGGTCTCATGGTGACATTTAGGGATTGGATAGAGCCTGGTTAGGTAActtgatttttttgaaaagtgaGCCTGGAAGAGGCAGATGCAACTGTGTTCTTTTGATTAATAAAGTAGACTTTGGGTCCAGCTGTTACGAAGGATTTCACTGAAGACAGGAACAGAAAGGTTTTTGAAGCTGGGCCCTAACCTCGCTCCAGTTGCAGCCTAGCATCCTCAGAGGATGGTCCAGTGCCTTGGGGGCAGGTGGTTTTCCAAGGCCGCCCTGCTCCTTGCCTTGCCTCTCCCTCAGGAAACTCTGGAGAGCAGTGTGGACCATGCCCCTCTCACCACCAGGTGGCAGGGCAGGTCTTCTACCAGCTCACCTCAACACAAGCCATTCTAGATTCCAAATGAATAACCTCAACAGGGGTCCTCCAGGGAATGTAGAGTGGCAGAGAAATCAGCTCTGGAAATGTTGGTGGCAGGCTTCCTGGGAAGGAACAGGAGCCTTGAATCAGGATCATGAAGAGGGGAAATAATAATACAGCATAGTTCAAGACAAAATGGTGATCTTGGCAAAGGCAGAGTTAAAACTTTCTTTACCCTATATTAAAGATGGAAAGAGGGTCAAGACTAGCAGCAAGAGGGAAAAAGATGGTGGTCAGGGCAGCACGTCTGCTCCAAGGAGGCAGCTGGGCCTGAGCTCCTTCTGAGAGTAGTAACAGTTTAGACAAAACAAGAAAGCTTTGGGAAATTCTGTGAGAGGAAGTGGGCTAAATGATCTGTCTTTCCCTCTGCTCTCAACTCCACCATCTCTGATGGGGAAGAGTCTTCTAAGCCCAGACACTGACTCAGGAAGGCCCTCTCCTCTGCAGCCAGGCTAGAAAAAGATGAATCCTAGGAAAGGCCAGGGCTGGAGCATGTACTGCTCCTCTGGGTGAAGGAGACCTACAAGCCTTCCTGCACATTTATTGGGCTTGGCACAATGTAAGTGCTTTACAGACATTTCAGCCCTGGGAAGTCTAAGTTATCAACACACCCATTatacagattgaaaaaaaagcCTCTGAAGTTCATTTCCTAACTTGGCCAAGGACATAGCTGAAGGCCAAAGTCTGTGCTGCTGGACCGTTTTCATTATTAGAGCTCCCAGGGGTAGTACCCCTTGACTCTGACAAGGCTCTTCATTAAGAAGGAGAGAATGGAGATCCAGTGGGTGCCCCTGGGGAGAACTAGCCCAGACAGCCTGGGCTGAGCCTCTGTCGCAGTCCTCAGCTGTCCATTCCTGGCCCTGCGTCTTCTCTCTGGATGCTGGTTTCGGAGCTGCTGGAGGGCTCGTCTGGAGAGGCAGCCGTGGCAGACACAGGTGGCAGTTTCAGCCTTTGCTGCTTCTGGTACTTGACCCTGCGGTTTTGGAACCAGACCCTCACCTATAATTGAGGCAGTGGACAGAGATCAGAATGTGACCAGCAGTTCCCACTGCTTCCCCCATTCCCACAGTGCCCACTCGTCTCTGGCCAGAATTTACTCTTTGTTCTAAGGGAAGTATCTCCTTCAAAAGACCCTTTGCTCTAATTCCAGTCACCATTCATTCAcccaacaagtatttattaagctCCTAATATGTGCTAGGCACCACTCAAGGTGATGGTGATACAGTGGTGAGCCATTGAGGCGtggtctctgccctcagagagctcacagtctagtggagAGACACTAATAACAACTATGGGAACAAACAAATATATAAGCACAAATAGGAGGTGTGAATAGGGGTTTGTGCCTCCCTGAGGAATCAGCACttaagctgaggctcagagggtgagAGGCCAGCCTGATGGGGACAGAGAAAAGCAAGCCAGGGCAGGGGAGCTAAGCTTGGAGTGTTTGAGGACCACAACAGAGGAGAGCGTGGCTGATGCATCTGAGAGAGGGGAAAGCAAAGGAAGGGAGAGTGCGAGAGGTCAGTGGGGACCAGATCACCCAGGACTGTGAAGGCTGTAGGGAAGGAGTGTCAACTTCGAGGCTTGTAAGTAGGGTGTGACATAGTCCTATTTACATCTCAAGTAAATTGCACATCTGGCTGCTGTTTGAAGAATGGATGTAAACAGATGCAGGGGAGAACTGGGAAACTGCCGCAGTGATCCAGCGAGAGCTGGGGCTGCTCACTTCCCTATATGATAAGAAAAATAGTCCCATTTGAAACTGGATGCAACGGAGAGAAATGAAGTGACTCCAGCTGTGTTTTGGAGGTAGGCGTGACAAGGCTGGCTGATGgagtggaagagaaagaagactcTAGGATCACTAGGTATTTTGAGCACTGGGTGGACACTGGATTACCATGTGTGGGGAAAGAGagttttggggagaaaaaagatcAAGAATTGAGGTTTTGGCTTGTTATGTTTGAAATGGCTACCCACAAGATATCCAAGTGGAGGCCAAAAGAAGGTAGTTAGCTgcacaaatcagaaaagagggGTGGGCAGAGAATACAAATTTGGGAGTCATTGGCTTGTAGATGGTATTTCAAACTGTGAGAATAGATGAAATCAGCCGGGGAGAAAGATTTGAGGTCACAGAGAAGGGTTGCCTACAAAGGCGACAGGGAAGAAAGGACTGGAGAGCTGGGAGGAAAACCAAGAGACTGCGGTGTCTGGAAGCCAAAAGAGTGTGATTCAGTAAGAGAAGGAGTGGTCAACTGTCCTGAGAGGTGGAATACCATGAGGAAAGGGAAGCAGCTGTTGCCTCTGGCAACACAGAGGTCCTTAGAGACCTTGATGAGAAGGTTTGATGAAATGGTAGGGAAAGAGTTCACACTGGGATGAGTAAGGAgtagaggggaggggagtataTGGAGAGAACATAGCCAGTGCCtgtgaaaaagcagagaaatgaTGCAGCAGCTGGAGGGGAATATGAGGTGAAgagaatgtttattatttttaaagttagtcCCTTGGATACTTACTCAATCTCATTGTTAGCTCCTTATTTAGCGTGCAAACGTTATATTATAAAGTTCAGGTTAACACCATGTGTTGTTCCCATAACGTGACTTCAAATAGGACTATTTTTCTCATCATACAGGGAAGGAAGTGTGCCAATGGGTAGGGCCTGTCTCTCCCAGCGACCTGCCACAGAGGACAAAAGCCCATGTCTTCCTCCCAGGGTCTTTAAGAGAGTAGTGTCAATCCCCAGGTGCAGCCCAGGCCCCACCTGAGTCCCTGCTCTCACCTGGTTCTCCGTAAGGTTGAGCTGGGCTGCCAGCTGGGCTCTCTGCTTCCCCACCAGATTGTGctgttttgcaaacattttctccaacTCTTCCAACTGCTCCAAGTTAAACATAGTTCGAACCCTCTTTTGGGATCTCTCAGTGTCCTGAAGGTAGTGAGCTGGGGCCCAGTCTGGAGGACCCCAGAGGCCTGGGCAGTGAGCCAGCTCCAAGCCTGAAAAGGAATCAGCAGGAGGGGAGGTTAGCCAGTCCCCCTCTGCCCTCTCATCTTGGAGGAGAGAGAACAACTCGCAGCTCCCCTGTACTCCCCTTGTCCTCAGCCAGGTAACACAGCAAAAAGGCAGAGAGGGAAGACACTCCCAAATAAGAAGggacagtgctgtgagaccactTCTGTCTCCACTATTCTTCAACTGAGTGGCTTAATCTCTGCCCCTAAGAGGAGTTGCCAGACCTCCATCTCTCTGGTCCTCCTCTCCtttactttaggaaaaccctATGGGATAAACAGAGAAGGGACCCCTTCTGAACAAAGAGTTCATCCTTTTCGATGTCTACTATGTTTCAGGCATGCTTCCGGGACAAAATACGAAAATTCCTAACAGTAAAAAGggtaaataagtaaaatgttgagtgaaaaaggTACATAAGTAAAACATTGAGTATGTCAGAAAGTGATGAGCGCTAGTGAGAAGAATAAGGCAGGGAGGGACAGGGGGAGGTGTATGTGGGAGCGGGGGTCGTTTGCATCTTCAGAAAGAGTAGCCACCTCATTGAGGTCACATTTGAATGGGGTCAGTATGTACAGTTTGTGCCCTGCACACGGGTACCTAGCTGCGAGGGTAAGTGGAGTCTGAAATTCTGCCCAATGCTTGCTCCCTGACCAGGTTTTGTGTCTGCTTAAAGTTAGGGGTGCCCTTTTCTAATGCACATAAGGTACTATTCAGCTCATCAAGCTGTGGGCCAGTGGAGGTGGAGATTGGTCCAGCGGGGGGACAGTACCTGAGTCATGTCACTGAAGGAATGAGGAAGTAAGCCACTGGGCTGTCTTGGAGGGAAGTGTTCCAAACAGAGGCCCCACAAGTGCAGTGCTATGATTCCTCAGTTGCCACTAGCCTTGGCGAGGCTCCAGGGTTGGCAGACAAACTGCCTGAGTGAATGGAGAGAGGCCAGGGCCCTAGCGGCCCCAGACCTCAGTCACTGGGCCCACCTGGCTTACCATAAGCATAGGCATTAATAGCAAAAGATGAGAAATAATCAATGCGTTCTGATTAAAATATGGTACATCCTTACAATGGACCACTCTGTGGCATAAAGAAGCTCTGCGTGTATTGATAAAGGAAAAATCTCCAGGATATATGGTCAAGTGAAAAGAGTAATGTGTCTAATATGGGAGATTAgaagaatgtatatatgtgtatgtgtgtgtgtatatatatatacacacatatatattcacacacatacatacattcacgtGTATGTGTTCAGGtattaaatatgtataaaatacctCTGGAAGAATTAAAACCTGGTGTCTGGCTGCCTGTGGGGTAGGGGGGAACCAGGTGGCTGTGGGGACAGGAATGGGAGAGGAAACTCTTTCCCATACTATGTCTTAGTAAACACTTTGAAGTTTGAACTGTGTGGATGTAATACCTATGCAAAAACCAACTTGCAAATGAGACAACCGTAATCTAGAGAAATAAACTGCAATTcagacccaggtgtgtggagACGTTAGAAAAGAGTGGCTTGGCGTGAGGGCCGGGGCTCCCGTGCAGTGGCATGAATTTGGATGGGGTTAGGAGACCAAGGTTTCTCTCCCACATGGTTGGAGGAATGTCCAGCCAAAAGGAATGGAGGAAATATAGGATAGGGGGAACCCAGGAAGTAGGAGGCAGGTTAGATTGTCTTATAATAGCCTTCATATGGGTCGATAGTGCTTGCACTAACTTTGCTCCTGTTCTCATGGAAACCATGGGAAAGCATGAACCAGATAGCCCCAAATGGCAAAGACTTGTGTAGGCGGATGTTAATGCGAGAGGACAAAGTTCCCTCAACAGTTAAATTCGCACTGAGATGTAAGTCAGTGCCTGCGctccagagcccagagcccagagccccaAGGTACCATTCTAACAGCTGTAACAAGCAAGCAGCGAAGTGTGGAAGCTAAGCTCACTCAGACATGAGCATTGGAGGTGGGATGGAGTCTTTAACTCCCAACAGCTCCTCGCTGAGCAGTACCAGCAGTAGCACCCGCTTCTCCCGGTTAAAGGTAGGGCCCTGGGTTTGCGACGACGAGAGCCGCTTTGGGGAAGAGTCTGCGCCACAGTGTTACCCACAGAGGGTGTGGGAGGGAGCCAGGGCCTCTATAAATCCTTCCTCTAGCCACGCGGGGCCGCGCCCCGTGCAGCCCCTGTGCTGGCCTTGGCCGTCTTCTGAGCCCCGCTCTGCACCCGCCCTCACACACGCCTTCTCCCAGCTCAGCGGCGGGCCGGGCAGCCTCGCGCCCGGGTCTGGTCTCAAGGGTCCCactccgccccccgcccccggcttTCAACTGCAAGGTCAAGGGTCATAGGGTTCCCACCCACTTCAAACCGCGTATGGTCCTCAAACTCAGGGGCATCTCCTCTATCCTATGCCTATCGCGGCCTCCTCCTCTCAGCCGCCCCGCCGGCTTCCCCGAACCGGCACCCGGCACCCCGTACCTGTGATGCCAAGGCCTTGGAGGCCGCAGAAGTGAGCCGCGCGCAGCCCCAGCACCAGGGCCTGGGGGCGCTGCTGGTCCAGCCCCGCGCTCAGGTAGGCGGGCAGCCACGCCGCTCGACACGCGCCGGGCAGAACCCGGGCCGGAGGCCAGGAGGGAGCGGTCCCGAGGCCCGCGGCGGCGCAGCCGGGGACTGACAGCCGGGAGGTGGCGGGCGCGCGGGGGTCGGGCCTGGCCAGGATTGCCTCGACGGAGAAGGAGGACTCGAGGCGTCCGGGCCCGCGGGGTGGGTCTGGGCCAGACGAGCGGCGCAGCAGTGCGGGGAACGCGGGCGCGGGAGAGCAGCCTGGGCGCGGGGGCTGCACCCGAGCGTCCGATGGAGCGGGCGGCCGGCGCCCTCGCGGCCCCGCGCTGGGCATGGCGTGGCCCCTGCCGGGACGAGCGCAGGGAGGGAAGCCGGGGCCTCTGGGGCTGTGTGGGGAGCCTAAGAGGCGAGTGAGAACACCTGCTTTAAATAGGGGAGCGAGCCTTGCTGGACAGCCTTTTGGCCCCGGGTGTCCGCGAGGGCTCTTAAGTTGGACGGGGCGGGGCGGACCGGGCCTTAGCTTCCTGGGCCCAGACGCCGCCTCCAGCGCAGTGGACCCCCCAGATGCTCCAAAGCCCCGTGCACTTCTGCGCCCGTGGGAGGCCGGCACCCTCCCTCCTTCCGCATTGAAAAGTGCCCCCCGCTGGTGCGGTCTTGAGGGGGGGGTGCGTAAAGGACCCTGAGCTCGCTTCGGGTGATCCCGGGCGAGCCACCCTGCCAGTGGGCGCCTTCAGGTCTCGGCTTATCCGCTCGCGGCCTTGAAGCAGAAGCCCTCATCTGTGACCACGCAAgaccttaaaaattttaaaatttaatttaaatatctcGTTTATAAACACAGTGAAAAGTAAATTCCCCACCTCGTCTGCCAGCCATCCAGCTTCCCTGCCTGGACACACCGCTGTAGTTACCAATTTCTTTTGGATCTTTCCAGGCACTTTTTGCACCCACTACCTAGGAAAATCCTTTCTTATATTAAAACAAGTGAAAGGGGAAAAACTGTAATGGTTCCAGATTAAGAAATACGAATTCATTGCCAATTCATAGGAGTCAATGTCCTGCAAAACCTGTGTTATGTGGATGTAAGGCAGGCATTTGTATCCCTGTTTCGCAGATGGATTATCAGTATTTACCCttgtccttgggcaagtttccAGTTACTGTTTGAATTTCTTCACATGTAAAACAGATATAATAGTAGGTACCTCATGGAGTTGCTGAATTACATGAGTTACTGcatataaagcatttagaatTGGCCTGGTGCGTGCGCAGTGAGCACTATAGTCTGGTTGTGGAGCTCCCAGGGATTCCTGCCTTCCAGGCTCCCATAGCATTCTGCCTCCCTGCAAAAATGCCTAACATTGAAACTACTCAGTCAGGTCGAGGTGCAGTTCAATGGCTTGTCCAGGCATCAGCTGTTCGGAACACCAACTGGCCTTGTCTGCTCTGCCAAGTAAGGGCTGGAGGAAATTTGCTAGGATGGGGAgccacctgcccctccctgcttccactTCAGCGAATACCCACAGCTTTCTGAGCAGCCCCTCAGGCAGCCTGGAACGTTGAGATTGTGTGCAAAATGATGGGCGAGTGACCCATCTGGTCCCAGGTCTAGCTACTGTGTTCTGGCCAGAGGATGCAGGGTCAGAGATGAGGGAACACCAATGAGAGCTCTAGGGAAGGGGTGTAGGTGGGAGAGGCTCTCTCTTACATGAGGTCAGTCCCATTGGGAATAAAGAAGTTCTAGAACCCTTTCCCCCATAACTCCCAAATGCTATGCACACTACCCCATTTCTCAATGTAGTTTTTTGAGGAGGTTTCCTCTGAGAAGGAGGGGCTTTGTGACCCAGCCCCCAGGACCCAACCAGGATACAGTACCGAGGCACCAAAAGCGGGCCTTGTGAGGTGGGATAGAGACATCCACTTTTTTGGGCTCACAAAGACAGCAGCTTTTGCTGATGGGGAACAATGGAGCATGATGGTGGAAAATATGGATTTTAGAGTTGGACAAAATGGCTTCAAATTCCAACTTTGTCACTGAACATTTCTGTGACTTCAGATAAGTGGCTTATTCATTCTAAGCCTTAATGtcttataaaatgggaatgatctCTCAGGTGAGAAAATACTTAATGGGATTCttacaaaaattaaatgagattgtgTTTTTAGTTCAGTGGATAAGCTATtatggggaggagagaggctaTTTACAATATCAGCATGCA
The genomic region above belongs to Vicugna pacos chromosome 15, VicPac4, whole genome shotgun sequence and contains:
- the NOTO gene encoding homeobox protein notochord, with the translated sequence MPSAGPRGRRPPAPSDARVQPPRPGCSPAPAFPALLRRSSGPDPPRGPGRLESSFSVEAILARPDPRAPATSRLSVPGCAAAGLGTAPSWPPARVLPGACRAAWLPAYLSAGLDQQRPQALVLGLRAAHFCGLQGLGITGLELAHCPGLWGPPDWAPAHYLQDTERSQKRVRTMFNLEQLEELEKMFAKQHNLVGKQRAQLAAQLNLTENQVRVWFQNRRVKYQKQQRLKLPPVSATAASPDEPSSSSETSIQREDAGPGMDS